The following is a genomic window from Burkholderia cepacia ATCC 25416.
TTCGCAGACGCGCGCAGTGCCGTCGACGTGCGGGATGATCTTCAGCAGGAAATTGGGGCCGGCAAGACGCTTCGTCTGCTCGTCGATGTCGAGTTCCTTGTGCTTGTAGCCCATCGTGCCGGTCGCGACGCGCACCTTGCCGTAGTCGAGCGTGCCGAGGAGGTGGTCGGTGTTCACGTGCAGCGTGGGCGATGCGAGTTTCTTCGGGAAGCCCCACAGTTCGCGGCCGCCGGCGATCGGCGGGTGATCGTCGAGATACATCGCGAGCGTATAGCCGCCCGGCTGGCCGTTGTACTCGACGGGAATGACCTGGCCGCTTTCGGTGTAATCGCCGAAGCCGGTCGAATCGGCCATGCGGATGAATTCGTAATGCACGAGCGGCTCGGTGACCTGCAGCGGCTCGGGGACGATTTCGCGGAGACGGTCCGGATCGGTGCGATACGTGATGATCAGGAACTCACGATCGACGAAACGGTAAGGGCCCATCGGGAAGGCAGGGCTGGTCAACGGCATCGCAAACGCTTTCGATCGGACATCGCTGGGTTTCATGCGGACTCCTTGTTGTTGATCGCTTCGTGGATGAGTGCTCGTAAGCTCGTAATCCTATGCCTGTGCGTTGCCGTTGTGCGATGCCGCATATGGAATTAATTGTTGCCGATTTCGTAGAATTCGACGCGTAAATATTGAGATGAATGATGCAAACGGTCCGGACAGCCCCCGGCGTCCCGATATTCGCATGCATCGATGACGTCACGATGTGAAAAAGGTGAGTCTTTACGGGACGGCAGGTGAGCCTTTCCGGGAGGCGGTCGCGCGGGAATGTGACAATTGTGTGAACTTGTGCTGCAGTGCAAGCTCTAAGTGCGTTCGCCGCGGCGGGCTTCGTCGCGTGCGTCCGCCGCATTAAGCATCGCTTAAGCGAGAGCGCCCTAGCATCGTTCGTATCAGGCCGGGCAACCGGCCGAGTTTTTACGCCTCACGCAACCGGATTCATGCAGACCCTCAATCTCACCCTTTTTTCCGCCATCAACGCCGGGGTTGCGCCGCAGCCGGGCGTTGCCCGCCTCGCCATCTTCGCCGCCGACTGGCTCGTCTATGCGCTGCCCGCGATGCTGCTGCTGACCTGGATCTTCGGCGCGCGCACGACGCGGCGCCAGGCGATCGAAGCCGGAGTCGGCGTATGCGTGGCGATCGCGCTCGCGCAGGTCATCGGACATTTCTGGTTCTCGCCGCGTCCGTTCATGGCCGGCGTCGGCACGCAACTGATTCCGCATGCGCCGGACAGCTCGTTTCCGAGCGACCACATGACGTTCGCGTGGAGCATGGCAGTCGGGTTGATGCTCGGCGGCACGACCCGGCTCACCGGGTTCGTGATGGCCGCGTTGGCCGCGGCGATTGCATGGGGGCGTATCTATGCGGGCGTGCACTGGCCGTTCGACATGGCGGGCGGCGTGCTGGTCGGCACGGCCGGCGCGCTGGCCGCGCACCTGTACGGACAACGCGCGACCGCGCTGCTCGAACGGCTCGGCGATTCGGTGCATGCAGTCGTGATGGGGCGCCGGCACGCGCCGTAAGCGGGGGGATCGGGCCGGACGCCGTCAGCCGGGTGTCCTGGCCGATTCAGCCGATGCGGATGGCCCGCCGCCCGCATCGTGCAGTTCGGGCGTATCGGCCGGATGTTGCGCGGCGTCGCGGTCGAGCGCGCTTTCCTTCAGGATCGCGCACATCGCGACGAACAGCGCGAGTACCACCGCGGCAAGGCCGCAATAGCCGGCGATCTTCAGGTTGCGAAGGAAAGGCGACGCGGGGCTTTCTTTTGTCATGACCGGACGCTCCTGGGCGGGCTGCGACGGCTGTCGCCCGACAGCGGCGTCGCACACACAGATATATACCAGTCGCGATAGCGGTGCCAAGCCCGCTGGTGCGCCGACGCGACGATTGTGTCATCCGCCGGTCAGCCGGGTACGCCTTTGACGGCTACCCGCATCCGTCAGTCTTCCAGGGTTTCGTGCACGGCCGCCGCGCCGCGCTTCCAGTAGGCCGCCGCGCGGATGCGCGATTTGTCGACGCCGCGCTCGCCGGTCAGGTGCTGGCGTACCGCGCGTATCGACAGCGCTTCGCCTGCCGCCCACACGTAGCCGTCGCCGGACGGCGGCAGCGGCAGGTCGCGCACGGCATTCAGCAGTACGTCGCCGTTCGCGGCGTCGGCTTCGGCGCGGAAGCGCCAGATTTCATGCACGTCGGCGCGCGTGTCGAACGCGATCTGCGCGGTGCGATCCGCGACTTCCATCACGACGGCCGCGCGCGCGCCGGCCGGCAATTCCTCGAGGCGCCGCGCGACTGCCGGCAGCGCCGTATCGTCGCCGATCAGCAGGTGCCAGTCGAAACCGGTCGGGACGACGAACGAACCGCGCGGGCCGCCGATGCCGAGCCATTGGCCGACGCGTGCCTGTGCGGCCCACTGCGACGCGGGGCCCGGGTGGTTCAGCACGAATTCCAGATCGAGTTCGCGAGCGGCGCGGTCGAAGCGGCGCGGCGTGAAGTCGCGCGCGACCGGCCTCGGTTCGCCTTCCGGAAACTCCGGACCGTTCGCGCCGAGCGTCGGCATCGCAGGCCGTTCGGCGCCGGGCGGCGGGAAAAATACCTTCACGTGATCGTCGAACGACGCGGATTCGAAATCCGCGAGATCGGGGCCGCCGAGCGTGACGCGCAGCAGGTGCGGCGTCACGGCGTGCACGCGCAGGACCTGCAGCAAGCGGAACTTGAGGGTGTGGCGCACGCGGGTCACGGTGCGCTCGGATGTGTTCTGCATCAATCCGTTCTCCTGAGGTTTGACGGGACGGCGCGGATCACGCGCCGGTGCCGCCTTCGATTTCGGCCGTCGCACGGCGCAAGATGGCCGCGACGCGGCGCTGTTCATCCGGGCCGGCTGCGCTCTTGTGCAGCAACGCGCGCTTGAGTGCGAGGCGCGCCTCGACGAACTCCGGCAGCCAGCCTGCTTGCGTTTCGTCCTGCGTTTCGTTGCCCGCCGATTCCCCGGCGAACGCACGGCGCATGAATTCCATCTTGCGAGCGAGGTGCGTGAGGCGTGCGAACAGCGTATCGACCCGTTCGCGCTGGGCGTCGAGATGGGTGCGGCCGGCGTCGGTCAGTGCATAACGCTTGCGGTTGCCTTCCGCCTGCGACGCGACGAAGCCGACTTCTTCGAGATACGTGAGCGCCGGATACACCATGCCGGGGCTCGGGCTGTAGAAACCGTTCGAACGCGTGTCGAGCGCCTTGATCAGCTCGTAGCCGTGGCTCGGTTGCTCGGCGACGAGCGCAAGCAACAGCAACTGGAGATCGTCGGAGCTGAACTGGCGGCCGCGTGGCATGCCGTCGTCGCCGAAATCGCCAAAGCCGCCGCGCCCGCCACGGCCGCCGAACGGGCCGCCGCCACCGAACGGATCGTGGCCGCGGCGGTGGCGGCCGATCGCGTACCAGAGACCGGTGAACCAGTCAGGGCGGGCATGCGCACCATGACCGTCGCTTCGGGCATGGCCGCGGGAAGGGTTGTGTCGCATGATCGGGTCCTATATATCGGAAAACATATCTAAAGATATATATCGAAAGATAGGCCGTCAAGGGGATTTATTGGGGGATGGATGGCGGGGACTGGCGAAAAGGTGATCACGCTGTAGGTTGGCAAAAAAGGTGGCCTTTTTTGCAGTATTTGATCAAAACTATTGATGTGGAAATTAAATAGTTTTCATTGAAACTCCCAGTGTTTTTGTCTGGTCGGTCTGATCAGACCCCCGACGCGCATCGTTCCCGACGGCGGCGGCACCGGGTGGTGCGGTCAAAGACGTCACCTGTCGAAGCCCATCGCGTGTAACCCTCAGCTGACCCGGCGATTCTCAGCGCATCATGAGCTGCGTCGGTTTGATTGGGCGCTGCCGGACGATCGTCGGGAATTTGCTGGCGTACTGAAGTACATGCAGAGCCGATTACCCTTGCCGTGCCCCGAACTTTATTCTCCGGATTTCGCGATGAGAATGTACTTGGCTTCCGCCGGTGTAATCGACTACGTTGCCAAGATCATCGACGGGGCGGTTTTGTGTGCCATTGAGCGTGGTAAGAGTCGGCTCGGTCTTACGGAATTCGAACAAGCTTTTGCCGAGGAGGTCTGGGCTGGTGGGGTAGGTAGGCTCAATCCATTTCACCCCGATGCGGAGTTGCGTGATCTCGTGGGTACTGGTGAGCCCTTCTGGTATCTCGCTCGCGACGTGAATGGAAATGGCAAGAAACTCCGCTGAATCGTCGGTAGCGGTTGCAATCGCCTCTCCTCCAAGGATGTTTATGCACCCAGTCATCCAGGTCGGAGAGGCGAGTTCGGCCTATATGAAGCGCATCGCCGTCAGCAATGGTATCTCGCTAGATCGCCTGTATCAGCTTGGTGTAGTCCTCGACGAGACGGCTCTTGAGAAGGCGTTGTCTTGGGATCGTATCGCGCCCCCGGTCGAATCGAGACGATACTTGAATAGTCTGATCAGTTTGCGTCGCTCTGCGCCCAGGGCGTGGCTGAACAAGACTGCACGGTGCTGCCCGCTTTGCTTGCGCGAACAGACGCGCTGGGCAGCCGAGTGGGAATTGCGTCCCTATCTAGCGTGCACCAAGCATCGATGCTGGCTGATCGATCGGTGTGGCGCGTGCAACCGCCCCATACTTTGGACAAGAAAATCGCTGCTTTGCTGCGACTGTGGAGAACGGTTTGCAGACATGCAAACGTCGTCAGCACCAACGAAGTTCACTTAGCTATCCTCAATAATAGCTAGTAGGCTTCCAAATTTTTGCGGAGAATCTTCTGTATTCGATGGGCTTTCGTTGAATGACATGATTTCTCTTCTTGTGCACTTCGGGAACCCAACCGATGCCGAAAAAGCCGGTTGCCGTCGCGAGGCAGGCCACATCGGAGCAATGAGCAACGCCATCGCGGCCCTTGATCCATCGGCCGATGCATTGTCGGTGTGGCCATCTGGGTTTCGGACATATCTAAGTAAGATGCACAAGGAACGAGGCGACGAGGATGGGTGTGTCGGATCCACTTTCCGAGGCATCTATACCTACATTCGCTCGAACCAACATAAAGGAGAATTCGGGTTCCTAAGGGACGTTGTTTTGCAGTACCTCGTCGATCATTGGCCGTGGCCTTCGCTTGATCGGAAAAACGCCCTGATGGACACCGTCGCATCTCGATTGCCCTGGATGTGGGCGTCAAGCGCAGCTCGGGAACTCAATATGAAAGAAGAGAAGCTCAAGGAGTTAGCTGGGAAGGGGCTGATCGTGGTCAAATATCGACCATCTCGAAGCAAACGAATGTTGCTGGCTGTTCGGCGCGAAGACCTACCGAGGATTCGGCAGATCTTGCATGAGCAGGCTGGCCTCAAGGCGCTTCGGAACCTTGGGATATCGATTCGACGGCAGATCGTGTTGCTCCCGCTCCTTTTTCCGGAGGCTCAAGGGGATACCGTACAGTTTCGCAAAGGAGAACAAGTGCAGGTATTGAGATCCAGTATCGAAAAGCTACTCAAGCTTGCCGAGGATTTGCCGGTCATCGACTATGAGGGTGCCGAGCAAGTAGTGTTGGCACGGGTACTTCGATCGTGTGCTTGGCGTAACGAGATGATCGAGCATCTCTTTCGGATGATTCTCCGTGGCGAGATGAAGCCGGAGGCTGTGCTCAAGGGTAAGCCAGGGTTCACTGGATGGCTGTTTTCTCGAGAGGCGCTGGAAAGAATCAAGCTTGAGGGCTCGCTGACACGGCTGAAGGCATATTCGCAGGCAGGCGCCAACGCGCTTCCCGCGCTGGCGCCACCAAACCGGACGATATCGACGTCATCGTAAAGGCAGTTTCACTCACGCCCGTCAGCGTCATCTTTGTCAGCCCCAACATGCAGGCCGTGGATTTCGAGAAGCGCGGCGTGTGACGGGCCGGTGTTGGCGGGTTCCTTGCGACGGCGGTCTCAAGACGCGCGGCTGCCAGGACATCCTGATTACCGTGGTCGATGGCCTGGAGGGGCTCACCGAAGTCATCAGCATGACCTATTCGCGAATCCCGGTTGCGCCCCACGCATGAATTGGCATCTTGTGCGTCGAAGCGGCAATATTTTTTCTTTCCATAGCCTTTCAAATGCGCAGCAAGGTACTGTATGACAGGGGAATACCCTGCCTTTTTTTTTCGATCATGTTTTATGTATCATGACCTAACTTTTGCAACATGTACTAACTCAGGGCGCCAGAAAATCCTTATCGGTATGGGGCAGTACGGCGCGTGTACAGGCAGGAATGCGAACCGGATTAGCGCCCCCGTCAAGGGCAGGCGGCCCGGTGGCAGGTGAAGCGGATCGGGATCGCATCCTGTCTTCAGACTCCGCGCGAACGATGGCCGCCTGCCGCCAGGGCAGCCGGAGTTCGCGCCCCAATGCAGGCGTCATTCACAGATTATGTCCAGGAAGTCATCCACCAGCGGGGCGGCCGACCTGCAGCGCAGGCAGTGGCTCAAGGTTGCCGGTGCATCGGTCGCGGCGGGCGGTCTCGCACTCGGCGCCGCGCGGGCGAAGGCCGATGCGGCGCCTGCCGCCGGGAACGACAGCGGCGTGCTCGATGTCGCGATCGTCGGCGCCGGGCTGGCGGGCCTGACGGCCGCGCGCGACCTGCGCTACGCCGGCTGCGAATCCTTCGTCGTGCTCGAGGCGCGCGACCGCGTGGGCGGCCGCACGCTGAACTACGACGTGGGCGGCGGCCACGTGACCGAAGTGGGCGGCCAGTGGATCGGCCCGGGCCAGACGGCGGTCGCCGATCTTGCTCGCGAGCTGGAAGTCGGCACGTTCCCGAGCTACTACGCGGGCAAGACCGTGATTCTCGGCGGCGACGGGCGCGCCGAGATCGACCTGGAGGGCACCTTCGGCACCGACGAGGCCGTCGCGGCGAAACTGAGCAGGTTGTCGCGCGACGTGCCGTCGGGCGCGCCGTGGACGTCGCCCAAGGTCGGCGAACTCGACCGACTGTCGGTCGGCGACTGGCTCGCGACGCAGGGCATCAAGGCGGAAGACCGGATGGGCTGGAACGCGTCGATCTCGCTGTCGGGCGGCGTCGCGCCGGCGAAGATGGGGCTGCTGCACTTCCTGTCGATGATCAACTCCGCCGATTGCGATTACGCGCAGCTCGATTCGATCAAGCACAGCGCGCAGGAAACCCGCTTCGTCGGCGGCTCGCAGATCCTCAGCATCCGGATGGCGCAGCAACTGGGCGACAAGGTGCGGCTGTCGTCGCCGGTGCGGCGGATCGTCGGCTGGGATCGCGATGTCGTGACGCTGGAAACCGATCGCGGCACGGTGCGCGCGAAAAAGGTCGTGATGGCGCTTCACCCGGCGCTGTGTCATCAGGTGCAGTTCGATCCGCCGCTGCCTGAAAAGCGCCACGCGTTGCAGCGTGCGTGGCCGGCCCATTCGCCGGCGCGCAAGACCGCGATGGTCTACCGCCGCCCGTTCTGGCGCGACAAGGGCTTGAACGGCCACATCTTCCAGACCGACGGGCCGGTGTTCTGGGCTTACGACAATTCACCGCCGGGCGGCGAGATCGGCGTGATCAACGCGTTCGTCCGGAATGCGTTGGTGCCGTCGGATCCGCAGGCCGCGAAGCAGATGCACATGGATCTCTATGCGCAGGCGTGGGGCGACGAAGCGCGTGCGCCGGTGTCGTACCACGATCGCGACTGGGGGCTCGCCGACCCGTGGACGCTCACGTGCGTATCGGCGATCCCGCCCGGCTTCTGGAGCGCGCACGGCGAAGCGCTGCGTGCGCCGTGCGGCAACCTGATCTGGTCGGGCACCGAGACCGCGAACATCTGGGCCGGCTACATGGACGGCGCCGTGCGCTCCGGTCACCAAAGCGCGCTTCAGGCGCTGAATGCGCTGCGTCATGCTTAGGATCACGAAGATGAAGAAACGGCTTTTATTGCTCACGGCGGTGGTGGCGATCGGTGCGTTGCTGGCCCTCTACGGCCCGACGTTGCTCGGCTTCTATCGCCTGCAGCGCCATATCGATACGGCCGCGCAAGCCGATGACGCCGACGGCGGCCCGTGGCCGCGCGTGACAGACGCGTGCATGGGCTGCCACGGCGTGAAGGGCACGTCGCTCAGCCAGGCGTATCCGAGCCTTGCCGGCCAGCCGGCGCAATACGTGGCCGCACAGCTTCGCGCATTTGCGGGCGGGCAGCGCACGAACCCGACGATGGGCCCGCTCGCGATGACGATGAGCGAAGCCGAGATCACGCGTCTGGCCGGCTATTACGCGAAGCAGGCGCCGCTGGACAACCGCTATTTCAAGCCGGATGCACGACTGCGCACGAAAGGCGAGCAACTGGTGACGGGCGGTGCGTGCGCGGCCTGCCACGGCGCACAGCTGATGGGGCAGGCGCAATTCCCACGGCTGGCCGGGCAGGGATACGACTATCTGCTCGCGCAGCTCGACGCGTTCGCGAAGGGCTCGCGCAGCGAGGCGACCGGCACGATGCAGCGCGTCGCGCAGGCGATGTCGGCGGACGATCGGGCGGCGGTGGCGTCCTATCTCGCGAGCCTCGGCCCCGCTGGGCAGTGAATCAACGGCAGCAATCGACTTCGGGAGTTCGAACCATGGATTACAGATCACTTGCCCTTTGTCTTTCCAGCGCGACGCTTGCGGCGACGACCGGCGTCTACGGCTTCAAGTTCGTGCGCAAGCGCAACTTCCTGATCGGCCTCGAGTGGTGGATCGTGACGATCTCCGCATCCAACGCGGTGATCTTCTTCGCGACCGAATCGCCGGTGTCGTACTTCATCTCGCATTTTCTCGACGCGTTCTCGCGGGGATTCGGGATGCCGGTGATCGCGGTCGCCGGCCTGATGGCCGTCACGCACGGCTACCGGCCGTCGATGCGGCAGGACGTGACGCTGTTCGTGCTCGCGACGCTCGGGACGATCGCGCTCGTGGCCGGCGTGTTGCAGCACGCGCTGCCGTACTTCTACGTGGCGATGTGGACGCTGATGTCGATCTATCTCGCCGGTTTCGTGTGGCGACTCGCGCGTGCCGGGCACGCGTTCCATGCGCTGACGACGACGATCGCGCTCGTCGCTGCGCAGGCGATCGCGTGCATCTACGACTTCTACAAGATCCCCGGCGAGGAAACCAACGTCGTGTTCAATTTCTACGTACTGGCGTTGCTGACGTGGTCGTACCTGACCGTCGCGCTCTATTACGCCTATTGCGCACTGGAGCGGGAGAAGGGGCGCGGTCGGGCCGATGCCGGTGTGTTGTCGTATCCTAAATGAGTAGCTGTACTGAGGAGGTAACGAAGGATCGCTCCGGTTGCCGTGATCGTGGAGTGCGCGGATGGACCGCATTCGCCTGACCCGCGCCGAGCGGCGCGATGCGACGCGCGAACGCCTGCTCGGCGCCGCGCGCGCGATCCTCGCGGAGAAAGGCTATGCGGCCGCGAGCGTGGAGGATATTGCAGCGGCGGCCGGGCATACGCGCGGCGCATTCTACTCGAACTTCCGCGACAAGGCCGACGTGCTGTTCGAGCTGCTGCGCCGGGATCGGGACGAGGCTGCCGCGGCATTGCAGCGGATCGTCGGTTCGCACGATCCGGTCGACGATGCGCAGCGCGCGATGCTCGCGTATTGGCGAAGGGGCGCGACCCAGCCTGCAGTGCACCTGATGTGGCTCGACGCGCAGTTCCAGGCGGCGCGCGATCCGCGGTTCCGTGCGCGCTTCGGCGCGTTGCTACGAGACCGCCAGGCACTCGCGGCCGCGTGCATCGACGCGTATGCCGCGCGGGCCGGCGTGTCTTTGCCGTTGCCCACGCCGGTGCTGGCGCTCGGCCTGACCGCGTTGTGCGATGGCATGCAGTCGCACGGCGCGGCCGATGCGCTGGCCGACGCGGTACTGGTCGGCTTCATCGCGCACACGGTGTTCGACCGCGTGCGCGGATGACGGCGCGAAGACGCGGTGGCCGCGCGTTGTCGTGCGCCTGTATGAAGGCCGAAAGCCGATTGTCATGACGGGCCGGCGGCGGCCGGCCACAAACGTTCGATCATGCAGACGAAACAGGGAATACCCCGTCTTTTTCTTTTAATTATTTTTGTCATGATGACCTAACATAGTCATCATGTTCTACTGATGTGCCGGCAGTGAAGACGAACCGCCGGTTGAGGCTGAACGAATCGGGAGATAGACGATGGATGCAATGAAGCGAAAGGCGTTCTTCGAGGACGGAGCCGTGCTCATCGAAGGGGTGCTCAACGACGAACAACTCGCGCAATGCCGCGCGGTGTTCGACTGGGGAATGGAGAATCCGGGCCCGATGGCGACGACGCTGCTCGACGGCACCGAATACAAGTCGCACAACGACAACGCGAACCCGTATGCGAAGGAGCGGCTCGACGCGCTGGTCGGCACGCTGCCGTTCGGGCAGCTGTTCGCCGACCTGTGGGGTTCGAAGCACGTGTGGTACTTCGCCGAGGAGCTGTTCATGAAGGGCGGCGGCAAGAGCGCACGCTCGCCGTGGCACCAGGACACGTCGTACCTGCCGTGGCAGGGCATGCACTTCGGCAACGCGTGGATCAGCTTCGAGCACGTGCCCAAGCGTAATGCGCTGGAGATCGTGCGCGGCTCGCATCACGGCGTGCGGCATGACGGCACGACGTTCCAGAACGCCGAGGATCCGACCGACCCGCTGCACGGCGGCGACGTGTGGCCGCGCCTGCCGAACATCGAGGCCGAGCGCCGCGCGGCGCCGGATGCGTACGACATCCTGTCGTGGGAAACGAAGCCGGGCGACGTGCTGCTGCTCCATCCAGGCGTGCTGCACGGCGGCGGCGCGGTCGACGCCGATTTCCCCGATCGCCATACGCTCGTGCTGCGCTTTTTCGGCGACGACGCGGTGTTCAGCCCGCTGCCCGACGAAAGCCGCTCGGGATTCACGCCGGCCGGCGTGCTGTTTGTCGAGGAACTCGCCGGGCTGAAGGCCGGCGATCCGTTCCGCGCGCCGTGTTTCCGCCAACTCGTCTGAACCGGGAGAATTCGTCATGACAGCAACTCCGAAGCGGCAATCGATCGTGCCGGCTGCGTTCCAGCCGTGGTACGACGCGTACCACTTCTCGCCGGCGACGCGCGTCGGCGACACGATCTGGGTGTCGGGCCAGGTCGGCCTCGACGCGCAGATGCAGCCGGCCGACGGCGTGCAGGCCCAGGCGCGGATCGCGTTCGAGTGCCTGAAGGCGATCCTCGAGGAAGCCGGCGCGAGCCTCACCGATGTCGTGGAGCTCACGACTTTCCACACGGATCTGCAATGCGAGACCGAAGGCTTCGCGGCGGTCAAGGACGTGTATTTCCCCGACCGTTACCCGTCGTGGACAGCGGTCGGCGTCACGCAACTGGCGCTGCCGGGGCTGTGCGTCGAGATTCGCGCGGTGGCGGTGGCCGGCTCCGGCAAGGGCTGACGGAAGGCACGAGGGTTTTTCGCGGGATTTGCGTTCCATATGAATCGCAGTCCTGATAAAAAAGTAACGGGATAGCAGTCGATTGGCACGTGGCCGGCCGGGACCCCGGCCGGCCTCGATCAGGGCGCGACGTCATCGTCGATTGACGACGACGATCGAAACAAATGCGTTTCGTCCGGGATGGGCGAGCGAAGGCGGAGCAGGAAGGAGAACCATGATGAAGAAGCATCGTTTCTGGACCACGTCCGCGATCGCGGCCGCTGCATGTGTCGCGATCGGCACCGCCGTCGCGGCGGACGACCTGACACCGGCCGGCGCCGACCGTTCGGCGAGCAAGGACGGCGCGGTGCCGGCTTATGCGGGCAAGCAGTCGCCCGACGCCGGCTGGGAGTGGGGCAAGGTACGCGGCGATTTCTGGAAGCATCGCAACGAGAAGCCGCTCTATTCGATCGACGCGGCGAACGTCGACAAGTATGCGGACAAGCTGTCGCCCGGCCAGGTCGCGCTGATCAAGCAGAAGAAGGGCTACCGGATGGACGTCTACCCGTCCCACCGCGAATGCCAGTTGCCGGATGCCGCCGAGCAGAACTCGAAGGCGAACCTCACGGCCGCGAAGCTGGATGCGAGCGGCGAGAACCTCGCCGCGGCCGCGTTGCCGGGCGTGCCGTTCCCGCAACCGAAGAACGGCATCGAAGCGATCCTGAACTACGAGATGCGTTATCGCGGCGAAGGCGTCGAATGGGCGCAGGTCGCCACGAGCATTTCGCCGCGCCCCGGCAGCAGCGAATGGATCGACGCGGTCGGCCCGCAGACGTTCTATTTCCCGTCGGCCAAGCTCGGCAAGACCTCGCCGCAGGAGGTCGACCAGTTGAGCGCCGCCGTTTATTTCCAGATGAACTCGCCGGCCGCGCTGGCCGGGCAGGCCTTCGTCCAGCGGCAGTACTTCAACAAGGATTCGGAAACCTACTACTACTTCCCGGGACAGCGCCGCGTGCGACGCATGCCGGCCTATACGCATGACGCGCCGTTGATCGGCTTCGAGAACCAGTACCTGATCGACGAGGCCAACATGATCAACGGCTCGCTCGACCGGTTCAACTGGAAGCTGGTCGGCAAGAAGGAAATGCTCGTCCCGTACAACGCGTTCGGCATGTACCGGTTCAAGAGCAAGCTGCACGACGTCGCGACGCCCGACGGCCTCGCCGCGGCGAACCGTCGCTACGAGACGCATCGCGTGTGGGTCGTCGAAGCGACGCTGAAGCCGAGCGCGCGGCACGTCGCGTCGAAGAAGGTGTTCTATCTCGACGAAGACAGCTGGCTCGCGCTCGTCGGCGAGGACTACGACGCGCAGGGCAAGTTGTGGAAGGTGCGGGAAAGCTACCCGATTCCGGTATGGGAGCTTGGTGGCACCTGCGACAACGAACCGCTCGCGCAGTACGACATGATCAATGGCCGCTATGTGTTCGATGCGTCGTCGATCGGTCAGGGCAAGGACATTCGCTGGTTCGGTCAGGCCGACGATCCGCGCTTCAAGCAGGATTTCTACACGGCGGAATCGCTGCGCTCGGTCAGCGAACGTTGACGGTGACCGGCTGACGGATACAAGGACCGGCGCGCGCAACGATCGTGCGCCGGCATCGAACAGGGGCGGAGGTGGATCATGGAACCGGCAAGATTGTTAAGGAATGCTACGGTATCGGTCGCGATGGCGGGCGCCGCGACGTCGAGCGCGTACGCGTATGACTTCACGTTGAACGGCGGGGCCCTGCAGGGCTCGTGGGTGTCGAACCTCACGGCCGGCGCCGGTATTCGCACCAAAAACCCGAGCTGCTCGCTCACCGGCGACCCGAACGCCTTCGGCTGCGGCGCGGGCGCGAACACCAACCAGTGGGGCTATGCGGACAACGGCGACCTGAACTATCGCAGGGGCCAACCGTTCAGCACCTACATCAGCGCGACCAGCGAGCTGCTGCTGAAGATGCCGAGCGAGGGGTTGAAGTTCATGGTGCGCGGTACCGGCATGTACGACTTCATGGCCAAGAACACGAACCGCACGCCGTTGTCGAGCACGGCCGCCGCGCAGGTCGTCTACAACGCGCAGCTGCTCGACCTGTGGGCGCAGAAGGATTTCACGATCGGCGGGCGCAACGCGCACGTGCGGCTCGGCAACCAGGTGATCAACTGGGGC
Proteins encoded in this region:
- a CDS encoding TetR/AcrR family transcriptional regulator, giving the protein MDRIRLTRAERRDATRERLLGAARAILAEKGYAAASVEDIAAAAGHTRGAFYSNFRDKADVLFELLRRDRDEAAAALQRIVGSHDPVDDAQRAMLAYWRRGATQPAVHLMWLDAQFQAARDPRFRARFGALLRDRQALAAACIDAYAARAGVSLPLPTPVLALGLTALCDGMQSHGAADALADAVLVGFIAHTVFDRVRG
- a CDS encoding phytanoyl-CoA dioxygenase family protein → MDAMKRKAFFEDGAVLIEGVLNDEQLAQCRAVFDWGMENPGPMATTLLDGTEYKSHNDNANPYAKERLDALVGTLPFGQLFADLWGSKHVWYFAEELFMKGGGKSARSPWHQDTSYLPWQGMHFGNAWISFEHVPKRNALEIVRGSHHGVRHDGTTFQNAEDPTDPLHGGDVWPRLPNIEAERRAAPDAYDILSWETKPGDVLLLHPGVLHGGGAVDADFPDRHTLVLRFFGDDAVFSPLPDESRSGFTPAGVLFVEELAGLKAGDPFRAPCFRQLV
- a CDS encoding RidA family protein: MTATPKRQSIVPAAFQPWYDAYHFSPATRVGDTIWVSGQVGLDAQMQPADGVQAQARIAFECLKAILEEAGASLTDVVELTTFHTDLQCETEGFAAVKDVYFPDRYPSWTAVGVTQLALPGLCVEIRAVAVAGSGKG
- a CDS encoding DUF1329 domain-containing protein, which translates into the protein MMKKHRFWTTSAIAAAACVAIGTAVAADDLTPAGADRSASKDGAVPAYAGKQSPDAGWEWGKVRGDFWKHRNEKPLYSIDAANVDKYADKLSPGQVALIKQKKGYRMDVYPSHRECQLPDAAEQNSKANLTAAKLDASGENLAAAALPGVPFPQPKNGIEAILNYEMRYRGEGVEWAQVATSISPRPGSSEWIDAVGPQTFYFPSAKLGKTSPQEVDQLSAAVYFQMNSPAALAGQAFVQRQYFNKDSETYYYFPGQRRVRRMPAYTHDAPLIGFENQYLIDEANMINGSLDRFNWKLVGKKEMLVPYNAFGMYRFKSKLHDVATPDGLAAANRRYETHRVWVVEATLKPSARHVASKKVFYLDEDSWLALVGEDYDAQGKLWKVRESYPIPVWELGGTCDNEPLAQYDMINGRYVFDASSIGQGKDIRWFGQADDPRFKQDFYTAESLRSVSER